The proteins below are encoded in one region of Apium graveolens cultivar Ventura chromosome 4, ASM990537v1, whole genome shotgun sequence:
- the LOC141718236 gene encoding uncharacterized protein LOC141718236: MAMCFESLHPESLSRIYDGLYRPMKLAIAVISEEEKMVDKPKDYTAEDLSSIMKDAKVGHILHSSINSVMSNRVIGCETAKEIWDDLEVKCQGNTAIKKNMRTILTQEYEHFESRYNESLIEIYERFQKLLNDLSLVNKEYD; the protein is encoded by the coding sequence ATGGCCATGTGTTTTGAATCTCTACATCCTGAATCTCTAAGTAGAATTTATGATGGTCTTTATAGGCCAATGAAGTTGGCAATAGCAGTTATTAGTgaagaagaaaagatggttgataaacCAAAGGACTATACTGCAGAGGATCTATCATCAATcatgaaagatgcaaaagtagGACATATCTTGCATAGCAGTATtaatagtgttatgtccaatagggttattggatgtgAAACAGCAAAGGAAATTTGGGATgatttagaagtaaagtgtcaaggtaaTACTGCTATCAAAAAAAACAtgaggacaatacttactcaggaatatgagcactttgaatCAAGATACAATGAGTCCTTAATTGAGATCTATGAAAGAtttcaaaagctgttgaatgacttatctcttgtcAATAAGGAATATGACTGA
- the LOC141717597 gene encoding beta-amyrin 6-beta-monooxygenase-like isoform X1: MALHTLAMSLFPYAFPILFVLPISIFLVLRKSKNGSSNIKVPPGSCGWPVVGESFKYVSLGTQQFMGERRSKYSTDVFRTSIFGQKMAVFCGAQGNKFVFTKLLTSWWPVTVKKILFSPEFSHIPVDEASAAMHRFVHEILKPEALKNYIPVMDAMAREHVESKWDGNDVVMVHPLSKEYTFNLAYRLFVNVIDDIDHVRRIYKHFAFVTSGMFSVPINLPGTAYSRGIKGGELIREEIVKIITRRREEMEKKETTLSYTDCLSRILLVTDGNGKFMSEEEMSNYIIALLIGSYESTSTAVSFVLKYLAELPHIYDEIYKELMEIAESKGEGEMLKWEDIQKMRCSWNVVCETLRLTPPVQGGFREVVTDVSFSGFSIPKGYKASWTAYTTHKDPECFPDPEKFDPSRFEGNGPAPYTFVPFGGGPRMCCGKEYARLEVLVFIYNIVTRFKLQIINPQEKIAFHSFPIPMEGLPLRIIRHNM; the protein is encoded by the exons atggcTTTGCATACACTAGCTATGAGCTTGTTTCCATATGCATTCCCCATACTTTTCGTTCTTCCGATTTCCATTTTTTTGGTATTGCGAAAATCCAAAAATGGATCCTCAAACATAAAAGTTCCACCAGGATCGTGTGGATGGCCAGTGGTTGGAGAGAGCTTTAAGTATGTGTCTCTAGGTACGCAACAATTTATGGGCGAAAGAAGGAGCAAGTACTCGACGGATGTATTCCGAACAAGTATTTTCGGACAAAAAATGGCTGTGTTTTGTGGAGCACAGGGGAATAAGTTTGTGTTTACAAAATTATTGACATCATGGTGGCCAGTGACTGTGAAAAAGATTTTGTTTTCCCCTGAATTCTCGCACATTCCTGTGGATGAAGCATCAGCTGCAATGCATCGTTTCGTGCACGAGATTTTAAAGCCTGAGGCTCTGAAGAATTACATTCCTGTGATGGATGCCATGGCACGAGAGCACGTGGAATCAAAATGGGATGGTAATGATGTGGTAATGGTACATCCATTGTCAAAGGAATACACGTTTAATCTGGCATATCGATTATTTGTCAATGTAATTGACGACATTGATCATGTCAGAAGGATATATAAACACTTTGCATTTGTTACTTCTGGAATGTTCTCTGTACCAATCAATCTGCCCGGAACTGCTTATAGTAGAGGTATCAAGGGTGGGGAATTGATCCGGGAGGAGATTGTGAAGATCATTACCAGGCGGAGAGAGGAAATGGAGAAAAAAGAAACAACATTATCATATACTGACTGCTTGTCTCGGATATTGCTGGTAACCGATGGAAATGGAAAATTTATGAGCGAAGAGGAGATGTCCAACTACATCATTGCTTTACTTATCGGTAGCTATGAGAGCACCAGCACTGCTGTTTCCTTTGTGCTCAAATATCTTGCGGAGCTTCCACATATCTATGACGAGATCTACAAAG AATTAATGGAAATAGCAGAATCGAAAGGAGAAGGAGAAATGTTAAAGTGGGAGGATATTCAGAAGATGAGATGCTCGTGGAATGTTGTTTGTGAAACTCTGAGGCTCACACCACCTGTTCAGGGTGGTTTTAGAGAGGTTGTCACCGATGTTTCATTTTCTGGTTTCAGTATTCCAAAGGGATACAAG GCATCGTGGACAGCGTATACAACACACAAGGATCCAGAATGCTTTCCGGATCCAGAAAAATTTGATCCATCAAGATTCGAAGGAAATGGACCTGCCCCTTACACTTTTGTACCTTTTGGTGGAGGGCCTAGAATGTGTTGCGGAAAAGAGTACGCTCGACTTGAAGTTCTGGTGTTTATATATAACATTGTCACCAGATTCAAATTGCAGATAATCAATCCCCAAGAGAAGATAGCGTTTCACTCTTTCCCAATACCAATGGAAGGTCTACCACTTCGCATCATTCGCCATAACATGTAG
- the LOC141717597 gene encoding beta-amyrin 6-beta-monooxygenase-like isoform X2 has translation MALHTLAMSLFPYAFPILFVLPISIFLVLRKSKNGSSNIKVPPGSCGWPVVGESFKYVSLGTQQFMGERRSKYSTDVFRTSIFGQKMAVFCGAQGNKFVFTKLLTSWWPVTVKKILFSPEFSHIPVDEASAAMHRFVHEILKPEALKNYIPVMDAMAREHVESKWDGNDVVMVHPLSKEYTFNLAYRLFVNVIDDIDHVRRIYKHFAFVTSGMFSVPINLPGTAYSRGIKGGELIREEIVKIITRRREEMEKKETTLSYTDCLSRILLVTDGNGKFMSEEEMSNYIIALLIGSYESTSTAVSFVLKYLAELPHIYDEIYKELMEIAESKGEGEMLKWEDIQKMRCSWNVVCETLRLTPPVQGGFREASWTAYTTHKDPECFPDPEKFDPSRFEGNGPAPYTFVPFGGGPRMCCGKEYARLEVLVFIYNIVTRFKLQIINPQEKIAFHSFPIPMEGLPLRIIRHNM, from the exons atggcTTTGCATACACTAGCTATGAGCTTGTTTCCATATGCATTCCCCATACTTTTCGTTCTTCCGATTTCCATTTTTTTGGTATTGCGAAAATCCAAAAATGGATCCTCAAACATAAAAGTTCCACCAGGATCGTGTGGATGGCCAGTGGTTGGAGAGAGCTTTAAGTATGTGTCTCTAGGTACGCAACAATTTATGGGCGAAAGAAGGAGCAAGTACTCGACGGATGTATTCCGAACAAGTATTTTCGGACAAAAAATGGCTGTGTTTTGTGGAGCACAGGGGAATAAGTTTGTGTTTACAAAATTATTGACATCATGGTGGCCAGTGACTGTGAAAAAGATTTTGTTTTCCCCTGAATTCTCGCACATTCCTGTGGATGAAGCATCAGCTGCAATGCATCGTTTCGTGCACGAGATTTTAAAGCCTGAGGCTCTGAAGAATTACATTCCTGTGATGGATGCCATGGCACGAGAGCACGTGGAATCAAAATGGGATGGTAATGATGTGGTAATGGTACATCCATTGTCAAAGGAATACACGTTTAATCTGGCATATCGATTATTTGTCAATGTAATTGACGACATTGATCATGTCAGAAGGATATATAAACACTTTGCATTTGTTACTTCTGGAATGTTCTCTGTACCAATCAATCTGCCCGGAACTGCTTATAGTAGAGGTATCAAGGGTGGGGAATTGATCCGGGAGGAGATTGTGAAGATCATTACCAGGCGGAGAGAGGAAATGGAGAAAAAAGAAACAACATTATCATATACTGACTGCTTGTCTCGGATATTGCTGGTAACCGATGGAAATGGAAAATTTATGAGCGAAGAGGAGATGTCCAACTACATCATTGCTTTACTTATCGGTAGCTATGAGAGCACCAGCACTGCTGTTTCCTTTGTGCTCAAATATCTTGCGGAGCTTCCACATATCTATGACGAGATCTACAAAG AATTAATGGAAATAGCAGAATCGAAAGGAGAAGGAGAAATGTTAAAGTGGGAGGATATTCAGAAGATGAGATGCTCGTGGAATGTTGTTTGTGAAACTCTGAGGCTCACACCACCTGTTCAGGGTGGTTTTAGAGAG GCATCGTGGACAGCGTATACAACACACAAGGATCCAGAATGCTTTCCGGATCCAGAAAAATTTGATCCATCAAGATTCGAAGGAAATGGACCTGCCCCTTACACTTTTGTACCTTTTGGTGGAGGGCCTAGAATGTGTTGCGGAAAAGAGTACGCTCGACTTGAAGTTCTGGTGTTTATATATAACATTGTCACCAGATTCAAATTGCAGATAATCAATCCCCAAGAGAAGATAGCGTTTCACTCTTTCCCAATACCAATGGAAGGTCTACCACTTCGCATCATTCGCCATAACATGTAG